TCATTGGTTTTGCTCCACCACTTGTTTCCTCAGCTGGTTGAAATATAAATCTTACATTACATGGAAGTTTATCCTTAACCTGTGATAGTACTTTAGCTACACCTAAAAGAATAGCTGTATGTGCATCATGACCACATGCATGCATTTTACCAATATTTTGAGATTTATACTCCTTATCACTATTTTCTAAAATAGGAAGTGCATCCATATCAGCTCTTAAGGCTACTGTAATCTCTTTATTTTTCCCTTCTATCTCTGCTACAACACCTATTTTACCAATATTTTTTTTATAATTAACTTTCATCTCATCAAGATATTGTGTCACTATCTCAACAGTTTTTGTAAGTTCAAATCCAAGTTCTGGGCATCTATGCAACTGACGTCTTACCTTTTGATAAAAATTTGTATAATTGTCAACTAAATCTAAAATCTCTTTTTCCATTTTTTCTCCCAATATTATAAGTTATTTTAAAAATTCTCCTCTGCATATTGTTTCAGCTTTTCCAGATAATATCAAAAAATAATCATCTTTAACCTCTACAAATAAAACCCCTCCATCAGAGATTGTTTTTATCTTATTACCTTTCATTTTTCCAAGTCTATGAGCTACACCAGCAGATGAACTGCTTCCTGTACCACATCCAAGTGTTCTTCCAGCTCCTCTTTCCCAAGTTTTTATCTGTAAAGTATTATCATCAATTACTTTAACAAAGTTCACATTGGTTTTTCTTGGAAATACAGGATTATTTTCTATTTTTCTACCTAAATCTTCTATATCTACATCTGTAAAATTATCTAAAAATACTACAGTATGTGGGACACCAACTAATACACTTGAAAATACAATCTCTTTCCCATCAACTGTTATTTTCTCCTCTAACGCTTCCTCTTTACTAGCTAAACAAGGAACATCACTTGCTTTAAAATTCATTTTATTAAGTTCAACTTCAAGATTTACCACTTCATCTTTATCATTACATTGAAGTTTTACCACTTTAATACCTGCGTCTGTTTCAACAGCTATCTTTTTTTTATCAACAATTTTTTCATCATAAACAAATTTTGTAAAACATCTGATTCCATTACCACACATTTCAGCTCTGGTTCCATCTGAATTGTAAAAATTCATTTTTACATCAGCTATTTTACTTTCACTACAGAATATCATCCCATCTGCACCAATACCAAAATGTCTATCACATACCTTTTTTGCAGTTTCATTCCACTTATCACTTTTTTCAACAAATCCATTGATTAATATAAAATCATTTCCTGCACCTTGTAATTTTGTAAATTTCATTATATCCCCTCACTTTATTTGTCGCTACTTAAATTCTATCAATAACTTTCTATAATTGCTAGAATGCAAAGTTTTTAATTTTCTATTCATATATTTTTCTCTA
The nucleotide sequence above comes from Fusobacterium sp. DD2. Encoded proteins:
- the dapF gene encoding diaminopimelate epimerase, encoding MKFTKLQGAGNDFILINGFVEKSDKWNETAKKVCDRHFGIGADGMIFCSESKIADVKMNFYNSDGTRAEMCGNGIRCFTKFVYDEKIVDKKKIAVETDAGIKVVKLQCNDKDEVVNLEVELNKMNFKASDVPCLASKEEALEEKITVDGKEIVFSSVLVGVPHTVVFLDNFTDVDIEDLGRKIENNPVFPRKTNVNFVKVIDDNTLQIKTWERGAGRTLGCGTGSSSSAGVAHRLGKMKGNKIKTISDGGVLFVEVKDDYFLILSGKAETICRGEFLK